One Amycolatopsis sp. NBC_00355 genomic window carries:
- a CDS encoding MbtH family protein, producing MSNPFEDENGTFLVLVNDENQHSLWPSTVDVPAGWRTVHGEDTRAACLEYVETHWTDLRPASLVASMR from the coding sequence ATGAGCAACCCCTTCGAAGACGAGAACGGCACCTTCCTGGTCCTGGTCAACGACGAGAACCAGCACTCGCTCTGGCCGTCCACTGTGGACGTCCCGGCCGGCTGGCGCACCGTGCACGGCGAGGACACCCGCGCCGCCTGCCTCGAGTACGTCGAGACGCACTGGACCGACCTGCGTCCGGCGAGCCTCGTCGCCTCGATGCGCTGA
- a CDS encoding MFS transporter — translation MTAEPASLPVVAAAEPPTTAGPASVLPAAAAGELRAAAGPASVLPAAATPGAAAAGSRTAAESGATEPGVAATPRQSRAALPAPFLGLVLAMGLSSFGDAVWLIALSVTLVGSAGPAVAGLVLALGSLPKVLTLLVGGAVADRTGPRRVLITTDLVRAGAMVTGAVCVLFAGPSLPLLTGLIVVMAVASAFFIPASDALRPNLLPPEHLVRGNAVYLAAVRGGQAAGGALGSWLAGLGGLVTVAVVNGVSFLVSAVAAGNTKTLAPAQPRERVRVKQLLKDVGEGCRYVAVRPALRTAMIVTGLLELSGAGPINLGLVLLGGQKGAGWLLTAMTLGASLAFVVSVKWPPRERAGLLATCGLGAQVGCLALLATGSLAVSIAAFFALGLVAGLTALVLVSLAQRWSAPEMRGRVMSILALFTLAATPIGNLLIGLLVETLGVPLTMFAHAAVALVAFALLVATPALGRAALTEEKKS, via the coding sequence ATGACCGCCGAACCGGCGAGCCTGCCGGTTGTCGCCGCGGCCGAGCCGCCCACCACGGCCGGACCGGCGAGCGTGCTGCCTGCCGCGGCCGCGGGCGAGTTGCGTGCTGCAGCCGGACCGGCGAGTGTGCTGCCTGCCGCCGCCACGCCGGGAGCCGCTGCGGCCGGGTCGCGCACGGCAGCCGAATCCGGAGCCACCGAGCCTGGTGTCGCGGCAACCCCGCGGCAGTCCCGTGCCGCGTTACCTGCTCCTTTCCTCGGGCTGGTGCTCGCCATGGGGTTGTCCTCCTTCGGGGACGCCGTCTGGCTGATCGCCCTCTCCGTGACCCTCGTCGGGTCCGCCGGGCCCGCGGTCGCCGGGCTCGTGCTCGCCCTCGGGTCCCTGCCCAAGGTGCTCACCCTGCTCGTCGGCGGCGCCGTCGCCGACCGGACCGGGCCGCGGCGGGTGCTCATCACCACCGACCTGGTCCGGGCCGGGGCCATGGTCACCGGGGCCGTCTGCGTGCTGTTCGCCGGACCTTCGCTGCCGCTGCTGACCGGGCTGATCGTCGTCATGGCTGTCGCGAGCGCCTTCTTCATCCCGGCCTCCGACGCGCTGCGGCCCAACCTCCTGCCGCCCGAGCACCTCGTGCGGGGCAACGCCGTCTACCTCGCCGCCGTGCGTGGGGGACAGGCCGCCGGTGGGGCACTCGGGTCGTGGCTGGCCGGGCTCGGCGGGCTCGTCACCGTCGCCGTGGTCAACGGGGTCAGCTTCCTCGTCTCCGCCGTCGCCGCCGGGAACACCAAGACCCTCGCGCCGGCGCAGCCCCGCGAACGCGTCCGGGTCAAGCAGCTCCTCAAGGACGTCGGTGAAGGCTGCCGCTACGTCGCCGTCCGCCCCGCCCTGCGCACCGCCATGATCGTCACCGGGCTCCTCGAACTCAGCGGCGCCGGGCCGATCAACCTCGGGCTCGTCCTGCTCGGCGGCCAGAAAGGCGCCGGCTGGCTGCTCACCGCGATGACGCTCGGCGCGTCGCTGGCCTTCGTCGTCTCGGTCAAGTGGCCACCCCGCGAACGCGCCGGGCTGCTGGCGACGTGCGGGCTCGGCGCCCAGGTCGGGTGCCTGGCCCTGCTCGCGACCGGGTCCCTGGCCGTCAGCATCGCCGCGTTCTTCGCACTCGGCCTGGTCGCCGGGCTCACCGCGCTGGTCCTGGTGTCGCTGGCCCAGCGGTGGTCCGCGCCGGAGATGCGCGGCCGGGTCATGTCGATCCTCGCGCTGTTCACCCTGGCCGCCACCCCGATCGGCAACCTGCTGATCGGCCTGCTGGTCGAGACGCTCGGCGTCCCGCTCACCATGTTCGCCCACGCCGCGGTCGCGCTCGTCGCGTTCGCCCTGCTCGTCGCCACCCCGGCACTCGGCCGGGCCGCACTCACAGAGGAGAAGAAGTCATGA
- a CDS encoding glutamate synthase-related protein gives MTALHAGGFPEDDVRARARLGAAAVFPPAAEYGTTLFGAASGVSDDVLESARLVPPVFLPRRLEKLIELGREPLYGDVALDTVIGGFASALPLYLSAFGSTQVAGAGLGAAASAQAARLGIPMVVGENVVPVHGHGRTGGAEAGTLLERLRAYGDAVPDGLGGVVVQQSTEDADAEVWNLVYSDPSAAPLLDSGRLAFELKVGQGAKPGLGGMTLVDSASADRLAEQYTVDLALGEGVLRSSSPGTFTSEILRQQIRLMRNNFPRAGVWVKLLPGRDVAAAATVAWAAGADAVTVDGAEGGTGWAPTAFLGVGLPLAECLSRIGTPAGCLLTSGRMWEGTRVAKVLALGARAAGLGRAALLAVDTDPREGLVRFVEALTLELRLLISALGQYRADALTRDDVWFPGEATQVREQVLS, from the coding sequence GTGACCGCGCTGCACGCCGGGGGCTTCCCCGAGGACGACGTCCGGGCGCGGGCCCGGCTGGGTGCGGCGGCGGTCTTCCCACCGGCGGCCGAGTACGGGACGACGCTGTTCGGCGCTGCCTCCGGTGTTTCCGACGATGTCCTGGAGTCGGCGCGGCTGGTGCCGCCGGTGTTCCTGCCGCGGCGGCTGGAGAAGCTGATCGAGCTGGGCCGCGAGCCGCTGTACGGCGACGTCGCCCTCGACACGGTGATCGGCGGGTTCGCTTCGGCGCTGCCGCTGTACCTCTCGGCGTTCGGGTCGACGCAGGTCGCGGGGGCCGGGCTCGGCGCGGCGGCGAGTGCGCAGGCCGCGCGGCTCGGCATCCCGATGGTGGTCGGCGAGAACGTCGTCCCGGTCCACGGCCACGGCCGCACGGGTGGGGCCGAGGCGGGCACGTTGCTGGAGCGCCTGCGGGCCTACGGCGACGCGGTCCCGGACGGTCTCGGCGGCGTCGTCGTGCAGCAGAGCACCGAAGACGCCGATGCCGAAGTCTGGAACCTGGTGTATTCGGACCCCTCGGCGGCGCCCCTGCTGGATTCGGGGCGGCTGGCGTTCGAGCTGAAGGTGGGGCAGGGCGCGAAGCCCGGTCTCGGCGGGATGACCCTGGTCGACTCCGCTTCGGCGGATCGGCTCGCCGAGCAGTACACAGTGGACCTCGCATTGGGTGAGGGTGTGCTGCGCAGCAGCAGCCCCGGGACGTTCACCTCGGAGATCCTGCGTCAGCAGATCCGCTTGATGCGCAACAACTTCCCGCGCGCCGGTGTGTGGGTGAAGCTGCTCCCGGGCCGCGACGTCGCCGCGGCGGCCACGGTCGCCTGGGCGGCCGGCGCGGACGCGGTGACCGTCGACGGCGCCGAAGGCGGCACGGGCTGGGCGCCCACGGCGTTCCTCGGCGTCGGTCTCCCTCTCGCCGAGTGCCTGTCCCGGATCGGCACGCCGGCCGGTTGCCTGCTGACGTCCGGCCGGATGTGGGAAGGCACCCGGGTCGCGAAGGTCCTGGCCCTGGGCGCGCGAGCGGCCGGTCTCGGCCGGGCGGCGCTGCTGGCGGTGGACACCGACCCCCGCGAGGGCCTGGTCCGGTTCGTGGAGGCTTTGACGCTGGAACTGCGGCTGTTGATCAGCGCGCTGGGCCAGTACCGCGCGGACGCGCTGACCCGGGACGACGTGTGGTTCCCGGGCGAGGCGACCCAGGTCCGCGAGCAGGTGCTGTCATGA
- a CDS encoding asparagine synthetase A — MEYNDSAVPPDPRTHLTSETTKHVLRLQHRMLTEARAFLGGRGFVELLPPVIGPVTDPGGRGAKQVDIDYYGHRYKLMTSAILYKQASLLGFGKIFYVAPNVRLEPLETANTSRHLAEFHQLDVEVSGATRDDVLDLLQDLVTHVVRRVVDDAGDVLEALGRDSGAFTDLLGGAFGRLSHTTAVETLRELGHPQSADAEIDWAGEAILSDKHARPFFLVDYPKGSRGFYDREATTQPGILRNFDLIAPEGYGELCSGSEREHEYGRIVTRMRETGENPAKYAWYLDLVREGIPASSGFGLGIQRFTRYVAGLDAVWQATAFPKLPGVVSP; from the coding sequence ATGGAGTACAACGATTCCGCCGTGCCGCCGGACCCGCGGACGCACCTGACCTCGGAGACGACCAAGCACGTGCTGCGGCTGCAGCACCGGATGCTCACCGAGGCCCGCGCGTTCCTCGGCGGCCGCGGCTTCGTCGAGCTGCTGCCGCCGGTGATCGGGCCGGTCACCGACCCGGGCGGCCGCGGCGCGAAGCAGGTGGACATCGACTACTACGGCCACCGCTACAAGCTGATGACCAGCGCGATCCTCTACAAGCAGGCCTCACTGCTGGGCTTCGGCAAGATCTTCTACGTCGCCCCGAACGTCCGCCTCGAACCGCTGGAGACGGCCAACACCAGCCGGCACCTCGCCGAGTTCCACCAGCTCGACGTCGAGGTCTCCGGCGCCACCCGCGACGACGTCCTCGACCTGCTGCAGGACCTCGTCACCCACGTGGTGCGCCGGGTCGTCGACGACGCCGGCGACGTGCTGGAGGCCCTCGGCCGCGACTCGGGCGCGTTCACCGACCTGCTCGGCGGCGCGTTCGGCCGGCTGTCGCACACGACCGCCGTCGAGACCCTGCGCGAACTGGGTCACCCGCAGAGCGCGGACGCCGAGATCGACTGGGCGGGCGAGGCGATCCTGTCGGACAAGCACGCCCGGCCGTTCTTCCTCGTCGACTACCCCAAGGGTTCCCGCGGGTTCTACGACCGCGAAGCCACGACGCAGCCCGGGATCCTGCGCAACTTCGACCTGATCGCGCCGGAGGGTTACGGCGAGCTGTGCAGCGGCAGCGAACGCGAGCACGAGTACGGCCGGATCGTCACGCGGATGCGCGAGACGGGGGAGAACCCGGCCAAGTACGCCTGGTACCTCGACCTCGTCCGCGAAGGCATCCCGGCCAGCTCCGGGTTCGGCCTCGGCATCCAGCGGTTCACCCGCTACGTCGCCGGGCTCGACGCGGTGTGGCAGGCGACGGCGTTCCCGAAGCTGCCGGGCGTGGTGTCGCCGTGA
- a CDS encoding methylaspartate mutase, with translation MSAARSVFSSFVAEHRRSRTLLVQPRMGFSDPAMMRRGLHAVAEAGVPAVGTVTLDSYTRTGQHDLAAMSLESGVQLNGYPLVALGTGVTTDLLDGLFGPRFPVQVRHGSAQPEDIFAAMLEAGLDASEGGPVSYCLPYSSVPLRTATASWSRSATLLAAQADRGILCHLESFGGCMLGQLCPPGLLVALSVLECLFFAEHGVRSVSASYAQQTSPEQDAEALWAMRRLCAEELVDVDYHVVLYTYMGLFPETPAGARELLAESVRLAVRTGTERLIVKTTAEAHRIPTVEENVDALRLAHATALDQPAPGPPPTGDTEVYLQARLLVDEVRSLAPTIAEALPAAFERGLLDVPYCLHPDNGNETRCVLDDEGRLQWWHTGRMPLPAALGGRRSRDRVSATRMLADLSYHRRRLDPVLPGPSTEPARA, from the coding sequence GTGAGCGCTGCCCGGTCGGTGTTCAGCAGCTTCGTGGCCGAGCACCGCCGCAGCCGGACGCTGCTCGTCCAGCCGCGGATGGGGTTCTCCGACCCGGCCATGATGCGCCGCGGGCTGCACGCGGTCGCCGAGGCCGGGGTGCCGGCCGTCGGCACCGTGACGCTCGACAGCTACACCCGCACCGGGCAGCACGACCTCGCCGCCATGTCGCTCGAATCCGGCGTCCAGCTCAACGGCTACCCGCTGGTCGCGCTCGGCACCGGCGTCACCACCGACCTGCTCGACGGGCTCTTCGGCCCACGGTTCCCGGTCCAGGTCCGGCACGGCTCGGCCCAGCCCGAGGACATCTTCGCCGCGATGCTCGAAGCCGGGCTGGACGCCTCCGAAGGCGGCCCGGTGTCCTACTGCCTGCCCTACAGCAGCGTGCCGCTGCGCACGGCGACGGCGTCCTGGTCCCGGTCGGCGACGCTGCTCGCGGCCCAGGCCGACCGCGGGATCCTCTGCCACCTGGAGAGCTTCGGCGGCTGCATGCTCGGGCAGCTGTGCCCGCCCGGGCTGCTCGTGGCGCTCTCGGTATTGGAGTGCCTGTTCTTCGCCGAACACGGCGTCCGCAGCGTGTCCGCCAGCTACGCCCAGCAGACCAGCCCCGAGCAGGACGCCGAAGCGCTGTGGGCGATGCGGCGGCTGTGCGCCGAAGAACTGGTGGACGTCGATTACCACGTCGTCCTCTACACCTACATGGGCCTGTTCCCGGAAACCCCGGCCGGGGCGCGGGAACTGCTGGCCGAGAGCGTGCGGCTGGCCGTGCGCACCGGCACCGAGCGGCTGATCGTCAAGACCACCGCCGAGGCCCACCGGATCCCGACCGTCGAAGAGAACGTCGACGCGCTGCGGCTGGCCCACGCCACCGCGCTCGACCAGCCCGCGCCCGGTCCGCCGCCGACCGGGGACACCGAGGTCTACCTGCAGGCCCGCCTGCTCGTCGACGAGGTGCGTTCGCTGGCCCCGACGATCGCCGAGGCGCTGCCGGCGGCGTTCGAACGCGGCCTGCTCGACGTCCCGTACTGCCTGCACCCCGACAACGGCAACGAAACCCGGTGCGTGCTCGACGACGAAGGCCGCCTGCAGTGGTGGCACACCGGGCGGATGCCACTGCCCGCCGCGCTCGGCGGCCGCCGCAGCCGCGACCGGGTCAGCGCGACCCGGATGCTCGCCGACCTGTCCTACCACCGGCGGCGGCTCGATCCCGTCCTGCCGGGCCCGAGCACCGAACCCGCCCGCGCCTGA
- a CDS encoding cobalamin B12-binding domain-containing protein, whose translation MTTFQIEQHPDRPGVAGRRPLKFVLSSVQSDSHMWNLVALQLIMEEMGHEVLNLGACVTVERLLAACRDERPDCLVISTINGHGHVDGARVISALRADPELAALPAVIGGKLGVRGDANSELQAELLALGYDAVFHVGAGDSGQAIESFREFVAANVRTLR comes from the coding sequence ATGACCACCTTCCAGATCGAGCAGCACCCCGACCGGCCCGGTGTGGCCGGGCGGCGGCCGCTCAAATTCGTCCTCTCCAGCGTCCAGTCCGACTCGCACATGTGGAACCTCGTCGCCCTCCAGCTGATCATGGAGGAGATGGGCCACGAGGTGCTCAACCTCGGGGCCTGCGTCACGGTCGAGCGGCTGCTGGCCGCCTGCCGCGACGAACGGCCGGACTGCCTGGTGATCAGCACCATCAACGGCCACGGTCACGTCGACGGCGCCCGGGTGATCTCCGCCCTGCGCGCCGACCCCGAGCTGGCCGCGCTGCCCGCCGTCATCGGCGGCAAGCTCGGCGTCCGCGGCGACGCCAACAGCGAGCTGCAGGCCGAACTGCTGGCGCTGGGCTACGACGCGGTGTTCCACGTCGGTGCCGGCGACTCCGGCCAGGCGATCGAGTCCTTCCGCGAGTTCGTCGCCGCGAACGTCCGGACGTTGCGGTGA
- a CDS encoding type 2 lanthipeptide synthetase LanM family protein gives MLDLVIPPQPNPATTKLPPTWWAAGLTPRERRSDGLRPAWVDFAETALASAAPTAPTPGPTWRTAFASVFHPFVGAVRAAITDAAAGAPAVDVTAVADGCAAQLGHQLAGLAARTLVLELGRARRAGRLTGETAEERFADFVRQTGTTAGLTDLLHRYPVLARLAAQAGLYAIESATELLGRYTADRGALAGLVGTAGLGRLVEITGGTGDAHQRGRSVRELRFAGGDRVVYKPRTLGLHAAFTDVVAWLNPRVPGLELETVDVLVRPGYGWLRFVEHRPCADLTEVDRFYRRQGVLLALLHALDGTDVHFENIIAAGDQPVLIDIETLFQPVLAAEDTDADPASTLLARSVHRTMLLPQMIVGEHGAVDISGLGGGRVTTPALERVDWLEPGTDRMRLARVPGGPGAGVNRPTLGGVDVEPAEHGAALLAGFRAGYDAIADGAAELAPLLDRCAAHKIRVLVRPTSFYARMLDETTHPSLLADAAERDEAFALLNDDSTDDVRRGLVAAELTDLWAGDVPMFTGEPGSTDLWDAEGQRLPDMLSVTPLASVLAKIAGMTTIDRRDQEWLISAALATRPDEETHAGTGVTDGVLPSKSPEPAHLLSAACGIADAIIARASSAGGRVNWVGLELVDEKYWAVLPMGAGLGEGYTGVALFLAQLAELTGIDRYHDLAGKALSGLPWLVSELEADPELAEAAGCGGLLGLGGVAYALARLSRLLARPDLLDLAARTIAVMPGATPATSPRFTTGLAGGLVALRSVAAQTGLASAALLADAYATELAGRSIDPDLADPGFAHGAAGVDWALLGHPRETATLPPATAATGHGWCSGLAGQVLAYAGEPDDAAVFGGLDEQVRRLAAQDPLRDLSLCHGETGITDVLGVLAETGHAGAAAAVERRTGQLLTAVEQDGARCGTPDAVPSPGLLTGLAGIGYGLLRLGFGPRVPSALLLQPPTR, from the coding sequence ATGCTCGATCTCGTGATTCCCCCGCAGCCGAACCCGGCGACGACGAAGCTTCCGCCCACTTGGTGGGCGGCGGGCCTCACCCCGCGTGAGCGGCGGTCCGACGGCCTCCGCCCCGCGTGGGTGGACTTCGCCGAGACCGCGCTCGCCTCGGCGGCACCCACCGCGCCGACGCCCGGCCCGACCTGGCGCACGGCGTTCGCGTCCGTGTTCCACCCGTTCGTCGGCGCGGTCCGCGCCGCGATCACCGACGCCGCAGCAGGCGCTCCCGCCGTCGACGTCACGGCGGTCGCGGACGGCTGCGCCGCGCAGCTGGGGCACCAGCTCGCCGGGCTCGCCGCCCGCACGCTGGTGCTGGAGCTCGGCCGGGCCCGCCGCGCCGGCCGGCTCACCGGGGAGACCGCGGAAGAACGCTTCGCCGACTTCGTCCGCCAGACCGGCACCACCGCCGGGCTCACGGATCTGCTGCACCGCTACCCCGTGCTGGCGCGCCTCGCCGCGCAGGCCGGGCTGTACGCGATCGAATCGGCCACCGAGCTGCTCGGCCGCTACACCGCCGACCGTGGCGCGCTGGCCGGGCTCGTCGGCACCGCCGGCCTCGGCCGGCTGGTCGAGATCACCGGCGGCACCGGCGACGCGCACCAGCGCGGCCGCTCGGTCCGCGAACTGCGCTTCGCCGGCGGCGACCGGGTCGTCTACAAGCCGCGGACGCTGGGTCTGCACGCGGCGTTCACCGACGTCGTCGCCTGGCTCAACCCGCGCGTGCCCGGCCTTGAACTGGAAACCGTCGACGTGCTGGTGCGACCCGGGTACGGCTGGCTCCGGTTCGTCGAGCACCGGCCGTGCGCGGACCTGACCGAGGTCGACCGCTTCTACCGCCGCCAGGGCGTGCTGCTGGCTCTGCTGCACGCCCTCGACGGCACCGACGTGCACTTCGAGAACATCATCGCGGCCGGCGACCAGCCGGTGCTGATCGACATCGAGACGCTGTTCCAGCCCGTGCTGGCGGCGGAGGACACCGACGCCGACCCCGCGTCGACGCTGCTGGCCCGTTCGGTGCACCGGACGATGCTGCTGCCGCAGATGATCGTCGGCGAGCACGGCGCGGTCGACATCTCCGGCCTCGGCGGCGGCCGTGTCACCACCCCGGCGCTCGAGCGCGTCGACTGGCTGGAGCCGGGCACCGACCGGATGCGGCTGGCCCGCGTCCCCGGCGGGCCCGGCGCCGGTGTCAACCGGCCCACCCTCGGCGGGGTCGACGTCGAACCGGCCGAGCACGGCGCCGCGTTGCTGGCCGGGTTCCGCGCCGGGTACGACGCCATCGCCGACGGCGCGGCCGAGCTGGCGCCCCTGCTGGACCGCTGCGCCGCGCACAAGATCCGCGTCCTGGTCCGCCCGACCAGCTTCTACGCGCGGATGCTGGACGAGACGACGCACCCGTCGCTGCTGGCCGACGCGGCCGAGCGCGACGAGGCGTTCGCGCTGCTGAACGACGACAGCACCGACGACGTCCGCCGCGGCCTGGTCGCCGCGGAGCTCACCGACCTGTGGGCCGGTGACGTCCCGATGTTCACCGGCGAACCCGGTTCGACCGACCTCTGGGACGCCGAAGGTCAGCGGCTGCCCGACATGCTGAGCGTGACGCCGCTGGCGTCGGTGCTGGCGAAGATCGCCGGGATGACCACGATCGACCGTCGCGACCAGGAGTGGCTGATCTCCGCCGCGCTGGCCACCCGGCCGGACGAGGAGACCCACGCCGGCACCGGTGTCACCGACGGCGTCCTGCCGAGCAAGAGCCCCGAACCCGCGCACCTGCTCTCGGCCGCGTGCGGGATCGCCGACGCCATCATCGCCCGCGCCTCCTCGGCCGGCGGCCGGGTCAACTGGGTCGGGCTGGAGCTGGTCGACGAGAAGTACTGGGCCGTGCTGCCGATGGGCGCCGGGCTCGGCGAGGGCTACACCGGCGTCGCGCTGTTCCTGGCCCAGCTGGCCGAACTGACCGGCATCGACCGCTACCACGACCTGGCCGGGAAGGCCCTGTCCGGCTTGCCGTGGCTGGTGTCGGAGCTGGAAGCCGATCCGGAGCTCGCGGAGGCGGCCGGCTGCGGCGGCCTGCTCGGCCTCGGCGGTGTCGCCTACGCGCTGGCCCGGCTTTCGCGCCTGCTCGCCCGGCCCGACCTGCTGGACCTGGCCGCCCGGACCATCGCGGTGATGCCGGGCGCGACACCGGCGACGTCACCGCGGTTCACCACCGGTCTCGCCGGCGGCCTGGTCGCGCTGCGCTCGGTCGCCGCCCAGACCGGGCTCGCGAGCGCGGCGCTGCTGGCCGACGCCTACGCCACGGAGCTCGCCGGCCGTTCCATCGACCCCGACCTGGCCGACCCCGGGTTCGCGCACGGCGCGGCCGGCGTCGACTGGGCCCTGCTCGGGCACCCGCGGGAGACGGCGACCCTGCCGCCCGCGACCGCGGCGACCGGGCACGGCTGGTGCTCCGGCCTGGCCGGGCAGGTCCTCGCCTACGCGGGCGAGCCCGACGACGCCGCCGTCTTCGGTGGTCTCGACGAGCAGGTCCGGCGCCTGGCCGCCCAGGACCCGCTGCGCGACCTGAGCCTGTGCCACGGCGAAACCGGCATCACCGACGTTCTCGGCGTCCTGGCCGAAACCGGCCACGCCGGCGCCGCGGCCGCCGTGGAGCGCCGGACCGGGCAGCTGCTGACCGCCGTCGAGCAGGACGGCGCGCGCTGCGGCACCCCCGACGCCGTGCCGTCGCCGGGCCTGCTGACCGGCCTGGCCGGGATCGGCTACGGCCTGCTGCGCCTGGGCTTCGGCCCGCGCGTCCCGTCCGCCCTGCTCCTGCAACCGCCGACTCGCTGA